In one Streptomyces sp. NBC_00597 genomic region, the following are encoded:
- a CDS encoding GNAT family N-acetyltransferase, with amino-acid sequence MTGNSASTRQPVYSQRVEGVGTVTLTPVDPAADAALIHSWVTEERARFWGMGEASVELVQQIYEDVDRRTTHHAFLARRDGEPVALFQSYDCAEDRVSECYEVQPGDTGVHLLVGPTRGAAERGFSAGLIGAFLSYVVSQESTRRVVAEPDARNEKAITRLVRSGFVLGPEVELPEIDLPEVHLPAKKARLAFFRPGAN; translated from the coding sequence ATGACCGGCAACAGCGCCTCCACCCGGCAGCCCGTGTACTCCCAGCGCGTCGAGGGCGTCGGCACGGTCACCCTCACCCCCGTCGACCCGGCCGCCGACGCCGCACTGATCCACTCCTGGGTCACCGAGGAGCGGGCCCGCTTCTGGGGCATGGGCGAGGCCAGCGTCGAACTCGTCCAGCAGATCTACGAGGACGTCGACCGCCGCACCACCCACCACGCGTTCCTGGCGCGCCGCGACGGTGAGCCGGTCGCGCTGTTCCAGTCGTACGACTGCGCCGAGGACCGGGTCAGCGAGTGCTACGAGGTGCAGCCCGGCGACACCGGCGTGCACCTCCTGGTCGGCCCGACGCGGGGTGCGGCCGAACGCGGCTTCAGCGCGGGCCTGATCGGGGCCTTCCTCTCCTACGTCGTCTCGCAGGAGAGCACCCGCCGGGTGGTCGCGGAGCCCGACGCCCGCAACGAGAAGGCCATCACCCGTCTGGTGCGCAGCGGCTTCGTGCTCGGCCCGGAGGTCGAGCTCCCGGAGATCGACCTGCCCGAGGTCCACCTGCCGGCGAAGAAGGCCCGCCTCGCCTTCTTCCGCCCCGGGGCAAACTGA